In a single window of the Rhopalosiphum padi isolate XX-2018 chromosome 1, ASM2088224v1, whole genome shotgun sequence genome:
- the LOC132917605 gene encoding cathepsin O-like, producing MAVANILKASLVVSCVVLILFFIMSFTQFTRDQERFEKFIKKYNKSYVNGTEHSIRFKQFKESLKTIKLLRQSCNGCTNYGITEFSDLSPDEFTKIYLNSNTLRIPQTGTFSMTRSRRSITTATLLSIDWREKKVVTPVRNQKNCGACWAISVIELIESVYAIKTGSLQTFSVQEMLDCSGGINQGCTGGSSVFLLLWLVENNITIFKEENYPTVYKNQICTLDKTFDKGIKVKSFLTLNLMNREDLLLSYLSKSPVSVALNALPWQFYVGGVLSQCDNSMTSLNHAAEIVGYKLGENPYYILKNSWGTNFGNDGYIYVAIGNNECGIGWEVDVVTNVV from the exons atgGCCGttgcaaatatattaaaagcatCGCTCGTTGTCAGTtgtgttgtattaatattattttttattatgtcattCACACAGTTTACCAGAGACCAAGAAAGGTttgaaaaattcattaaaaagtaCAATAAGAGTTACGTGAATGGGACAGAACACAGCATTAGATTCAAACAGTTTAAG GAATCGTTGAAAACTATTAAACTTTTGAGACAGAGTTGTAATGGATGTACCAATTATGGAATTACGGAATTCTCAGATTTATCTCCAGatgaatttactaaaatatacctCAATTCAAACACTTTAAGGATACCACAAACGGGAACTTTTAGTATGACAAGATCTAGGAGATCTATTACAACAGCAACCTTACTAAGCATTGACTG gagaGAAAAAAAAGTGGTGACTCCTGTCcgaaatcaaaaaaattgtgGAGCGTGTTGGGCAATTAGCGTAATAGAATTGATTGAATCTGTTTATGCCATTAAAACAGGATCGTTACAAACATTTAGTGTACAAGAA ATGTTAGATTGTTCAGGAGGAATCAATCAAGGATGTACTGGTGGAAGTTCTGTATTTTTACTCTTATGGTTAGTGGAAAAtaacataactatatttaaagaaGAAAATTATCCAACTGTATACAAAAATCAGATATGTACACTTGATAA aacTTTTGATAAAGGAATTaaagtaaaatcatttttaacacTTAA CTTGATGAATCGTGAAGATCTATTATTATCCTATTTATCAAAAAGCCCAGTTTCTGTAGCTCTTAATGCATTGCCGTGGCAGTTTTACGTTGGAGGCGTACTTAGTCAATGTGATAATAGTATGACCTCATTAAATCATGCAGCAGAAATAGTTGGGTACAAGCTTGGAGAAaacccatattatattttgaaaaattcttgGGGAACTAATTTTGGCAATGATGGATATATATACGTAGCTATTGGAAACAATGAATGCG gAATTGGATGGGAAGTTGATGTGGTTACAAACGTTGTGTAG
- the LOC132917604 gene encoding phenoloxidase-activating factor 2-like: MFLNTVYFIVFLTVFKIHFSKPNDATSAVSFERLEMQIKKDKPSHESEWVEECKCVMISECISDENDASIDIRIITKPDKCPPGKVYCCSDPSLENPLITCGNVKSQDIDGIKIHPDQAKFGEFPWQALILTDGNSFVSNGALIDNKHILSTAHFLTSFSKNVSALKVRLGDWDIYRDVEPRPHVERPVASIVIHPEYSPSNMHNDIAVITLSGAPVPVTDHVSPVCLPMKPPPDAVSPRHRWTGCKVSGWGAESFDLPRYPGVLKKVPVPLWDRQRCVESLRTTRLGTAFKLHSGFLCAGGEENEDACKGDGGSPLVCEHDSISHLIGLVSWGIGCGTPSIPGVYIDVSSYITWIEKQL; encoded by the exons atgtttttgaatacaGTATATTTCATTgtgtttttaactgtttttaaaatacatttttctaaaccAAATGATGCTACTAGTGCAGTGTCATTTGAAAGACTtgaaatgcaaataaaaaaagata AACCATCTCATGAAAGTGAATGGGTAGAAGAATGTAAGTGTGTTATGATATCTGAATGTATATCCGATGAAAATGATGCATCAATAGATATTAGAATAATCACA aAACCAGATAAATGTCCACCTGGAAAAGTGTATTGTTGTTCTGATCCATCGTTGGAAAACCCACTAATAACGTGCGGTAATGTAAAATCGCAGGACATTGATGGGATAAAAATCCATCCGGATCAG gcTAAATTTGGAGAATTTCCATGGCAAGCTTTAATTTTGACAGATGGAAATTCATTCGTCTCAAATGGAGCTTTGATAGACAATAAACATATACTATCTACTGCTCACTTCTTGACTAGTTTCTCAAa GAATGTCAGTGCGCTGAAAGTGCGGTTAGGTGATTGGGACATCTACAGAGACGTGGAGCCCCGGCCACATGTCGAAAGGCCCGTGGCCAGCATTGTGATCCACCCTGAGTATTCACCGTCAAACATGCACAACGACATCGCGGTGATTACATTGTCGGGCGCCCCGGTACCGGTCACCGATCACGTGAGTCCGGTTTGTTTGCCGATGAAACCGCCGCCTGACGCCGTGTCTCCGCGCCACCGATGGACCGGTTGTAAGGTATCCGGATGGGGTGCGGAGAGCTTCGACCTGCCGCGGTACCCTGGCGTGCTCAAGAAGGTACCGGTGCCGCTGTGGGATCGCCAACGGTGCGTCGAGAGTCTGAGAACCACAAGACTCGGTACTGCGTTCAAGTTGCACTCAGGATTCTTGTGCGCGGGCGGCGAGGAGAACGAAGACGCGTGCAAG GGTGACGGAGGTTCACCTTTAGTGTGTGAACATGATTCTATTTCACATCTTATTGGACTAGTATCTTGGGGAATTGGATGCGGAACTCCATCAATACCTGGTGTTTACATTGACGTCAGCAGTTATATTACTTGgattgaaaaacaattataa
- the LOC132917603 gene encoding acetyl-coenzyme A transporter 1-like: protein MMDDHDITISTINLVPIQNAENCKKINKVHNLNGDRWNLVKLLFLYILQGVPLGFSDAFPILLKSKQFSYYDQAIFSVSTWPFTFKILWAPLVDSIYCPSVGRRKMWLVPVYILLGTCLLLCSFYINGWLLNTGDPNVIPLTIVWLIINCLAATQDIVVDGWACSMLQKHNIHYSSMCNATGQSLGSFLGYAVLLLLGSETFCNNWLRFYHKSGGIITIKGYLYFWGIVYIVAAVCVSKFKRETQPSAEQKGLGVLNTYKLLWDIIKLPNVQILGMIFLTAKIGFATIDTVTNMEFMEAGVSENNIVIIGILVFLVKLIVPIAITKITKSAKSIDVYMHCVPYRLLHGLAFSLLLYYTPTLLRTGGIVKAGFYTMLGFTFITHQIYSFIMYVIYLSFVSKVSDPNFGGIYMTLLCTFANISLAITKTGSLWLVDVLTFKQCTTSSQNYCSASTLIKSCRAAGGKCSTIIDGFYAEVVISSILGVIWFYIIKKPFINLHLSDRKNWLVYKEDNSEKVNVNDTTRF, encoded by the exons ATGATGGATGATCACGATATTACAATTAGCACTATAAACCTTGTGCCGATACAAAATGCAGAAAACTGCAAAAAAATCAACAAGGTTCATAACTTAAACGGTGACAGATGGAATTTAGTAAAACTCTTGTTTTTGTACATATTGCAAGGCGTACCATTGGGATTCAGTGATGCATTTCCGATTTTACTAAAATCTAAACAGTTTTCGTACTATGACCAG GCAATATTTAGCGTGAGCACGTGGCCGTTTACTTTCAAAATTTTATGGGCTCCGTTAGTAGACTCTATTTATTGTCCATCAGTGGGAAGACGAAAAATGTGGCTTGTTCCTGTATACATACTGCTCG gcaCTTGTCTATTGCTgtgtagtttttatataaatggctGGTTGTTAAACACTGGGGATCCAAATGTGATTCCGCTGACTATCGTTTGGTTAATCATAAATTGCCTGGCTGCTACTCAAGATATTGTAGTTGACGGATGGGCATGCTCTATGCTACAAaa GCATAACATACACTACTCGTCAATGTGCAACGCGACCGGTCAATCGTTGGGATCTTTCTTAGGATATGCAGTTCTCTTATTACTCGGATCCGAAACGTTTTGCAACAATTGGTTACGTTTTTACCACAAATCCGGTGGTATTATCACGATAAAAG GTTATCTGTATTTTTGGGGAATCGTGTACATTGTAGCAGCGGTATGTGTATCCAAGTTCAAACGTGAAACCCAACCGTCGGCCGAACAAAAAGGTCTGGGCGTGTTAAACACTTACAAGCTACTTTGGGACATCATAAAGTTGCCGAACGTTCAGATTCTAGGCATGATATTTCTAACTGCAAAA ATAGGATTCGCCACTATCGATACAGTGACAAATATGGAATTCATGGAAGCTGGAGTATcagaaaacaatattgttataattggcATATTGGTATTTTTAGTGAAATTGATAGTTCCTATAGCTATTACTAAAATAACAAAGTCAGCGAAATCGATTGATGTCTACATGCACTGTGTACCATacag gtTGCTGCATGGTTTAGCATTTTCGTTGTTGTTGTATTACACTCCAACACTTTTAAGAACAGGCGGTATTGTAAAAGCAGGTTTTTACACCATGTTGGGATTCACCTTTATAACACATCAA ATTTATTCATTCATTATGTACGTCATTTACCTGTCGTTTGTATCTAAAGTAAGTGATCCAAATTTTGGCGGGATTTACATGACATTGCTATGCACTTTTGCAAACATTAGCTTAGCTATAACAAAGACGGGTTCACTTTGGTTGGTTGACGTTCTTACTTTCAAACAATGTACTACCAGTTCTCAAAACTATTGTTCGGCTTCAACATTGATCAAA tcTTGTCGAGCAGCTGGTGGTAAATGCAGTACCATAATCGATGGATTCTACGCCGAGGTAGTTATCTCTTCAATTTTAGGTGTaatatggttttacataataaaaaaaccatttattaatttacacctCAGTGATCGAAAAAATTGGCTTGTTTACAAAGAAGACAATTCAGAAAAAGTAAATGTTAATGACACTActcgtttttaa